One window of Quercus robur chromosome 12, dhQueRobu3.1, whole genome shotgun sequence genomic DNA carries:
- the LOC126708360 gene encoding blue copper protein-like, which translates to MASTQFFIFAILAVLVPSILATDFVVGDDKGWTTGFDYQTWADGKEFHVGDQLLFNHKKGVHNVFKVNGTDFQRCNASAGSVEFTSGNDVIPLKTPGKKWYICCVPNDCANGNQKLAITVFDGQSPAPSPTSAARRSVAPVYYGWMVAFFGILMMVMV; encoded by the exons ATGGCCTCCACCCAATTCTTCATTTTTGCCATTTTAGCAGTTCTTGTTCCTTCGATTTTGGCCACAGATTTCGTGGTTGGTGACGATAAAGGTTGGACTACTGGTTTTGATTACCAAACTTGGGCTGATGGGAAGGAGTTTCATGTCGGTGACCAACTCC TTTTTAACCATAAAAAGGGAGTACACAATGTTTTTAAAGTCAATGGCACAGACTTCCAACGCTGTAACGCATCGGCTGGATCTGTGGAATTTACAAGTGGAAACGATGTGATTCCCCTAAAAACCCCAGGAAAAAAATGGTACATTTGCTGTGTTCCCAATGATTGTGCAAATGGAAACCAAAAGCTTGCCATAACAGTGTTTGATGGACAGTCTCCTGCGCCTTCTCCCACATCAGCCGCAAGGAGAAGCGTTGCACCTGTGTATTATGGGTGGATGGTGGCTTTTTTTGGCATCCTCATGATGGTCATGGTTTGA
- the LOC126708818 gene encoding probable sugar phosphate/phosphate translocator At1g12500 translates to MVEAQTWTTRRMSNPRLDTTANDQVLDIPATPPGDVRNNNAYTGGSYFSPTVTTALIIASWYCSNIGVLLLNKYLLSFYGYRYPIFLTMLHMIACAAYSYASINFLEIVPLQHIHSKRQFFKILALSAIFCFSVVCGNTSLRYIPVSFNQAIGATTPFFTAVFAFIITCKKETGEVYLALLPVVFGIVIASNSEPLFHLFGFLICVGSTAGRALKSVVQGILLTSEAEKLHSMNLLLYMAPMAALILLPFTLYIEGNVAAVTVEKARGDRFIFFLLIGNATVAYLVNLTNFLVTKHTSALTLQVLGNAKAAVAAVVSVLIFKNPVNVMGITGFAVTIMGVVLYSEAKKRSKVTTH, encoded by the coding sequence ATGGTGGAGGCACAGACATGGACGACGCGGCGAATGAGCAACCCGAGACTCGACACGACGGCGAACGACCAAGTCCTCGACATTCCGGCGACTCCGCCGGGCGACGTACGGAACAACAACGCCTACACCGGCGGATCCTACTTCTCGCCGACGGTGACGACGGCTCTGATCATAGCGTCGTGGTACTGCTCCAACATTGGAGTCCTCCTCCTCAACAAGTACCTCCTCAGCTTCTACGGCTACCGGTACCCGATCTTCCTCACCATGCTCCACATGATCGCCTGCGCCGCCTACAGCTACGCCTCGATCAACTTCCTCGAAATCGTCCCGCTCCAACACATCCACTCCAAACGACAGTTCTTCAAGATCCTCGCACTCTCCGCCATTTTCTGCTTCTCCGTCGTCTGCGGCAACACGTCGCTGCGCTACATCCCGGTATCGTTCAACCAAGCGATCGGCGCAACGACGCCGTTCTTCACCGCCGTCTTCGCCTTCATCATCACGTGCAAGAAGGAGACCGGGGAGGTCTACCTCGCTCTCCTACCTGTCGTTTTCGGAATCGTCATAGCCAGCAACAGTGAGCCTCTCTTTCACCTATTCGGCTTCTTAATCTGCGTGGGGTCCACAGCTGGACGCGCTTTGAAGTCCGTAGTTCAAGGGATTCTGTTAACCTCCGAAGCCGAGAAGCTACATTCGATGAACCTTCTCTTATATATGGCCCCAATGGCCGCGCTAATTCTGTTACCGTTCACGCTCTACATTGAGGGAAACGTGGCGGCGGTTACGGTCGAGAAGGCGCGTGGGGACCgttttatatttttccttctGATTGGGAATGCCACGGTGGCGTATTTGGTGAATTTGACCAACTTCTTGGTGACCAAGCACACGAGTGCTTTGACGTTACAGGTTTTGGGGAATGCTAAAGCAGCTGTTGCGGCAGTTGTGTCCGTTTTGATATTCAAGAACCCCGTTAACGTTATGGGAATAACGGGCTTCGCGGTTACAATTATGGGTGTGGTGCTTTATAGCGAGGCCAAGAAACGGTCGAAGGTCACTACCcattga
- the LOC126708361 gene encoding blue copper protein 1a-like, translating into MASTQFFIFAILAVLVSSILATDFVVGDDKGWTIGFDYQTWADGKEFHVGDRLVFKYQKGNHNVFKVNGTGFQQCVAPAGTVPLTSGNDATPLATSGRKWYICGFPTHCANGQKLAITVLDGLSPAPSPDSDDSYTLLALQSQQFCLLSDLTRNWFMNSIWEEELE; encoded by the exons ATGGCCTCTACCCAATTCTTCATTTTTGCCATTTTAGCAGTTCTTGTTTCTTCGATTTTGGCCACGGATTTCGTGGTTGGTGACGATAAAGGTTGGACCATTGGTTTTGATTACCAAACTTGGGCTGATGGGAAGGAGTTTCACGTCGGTGACCGACTCG TTTTTAAGTATCAAAAGGGAAACCATAATGTCTTTAAAGTTAATGGCACTGGCTTCCAACAATGTGTGGCACCGGCTGGCACTGTGCCCTTGACTAGTGGAAACGATGCGACACCCTTAGCAACCTCAGGAAGAAAATGGTACATTTGCGGTTTTCCCACTCATTGTGCAAATGGACAAAAGCTTGCCATAACAGTGCTTGATGGACTGTCTCCTGCGCCTTCTCC TGATAGTGACGATAGTTATACTCTTTTGGCTTTGCAATCGCAACAATTTTGCCTCCTTAGTGACTTGACTCGCAATT GGTTCATGAACTCTATTTGGGAGGAGGAATTAGAATGA